GCGGCGGCGAGGGCGGCGCCGCGGAGCCGGACGGCGCCGCGCTGACCCGCTGGCTGGCGGACGCCGAGAAGCTGATCGGCCAGTGGTTCCGGCTGGAGGACCCGACCCGGCTGCACCCCGTCGAGCGCGAGCTGTACGTGGAGACGGCGCTGGAGTCGGGCCTGCTGCTGCGCGGCTACATCGACCGGGTGGACGTCGCGCCGACCGGTGAGGTGCGGCTGGTCGACTACAAGACCGGCCGGGCGCCTTCGCGGGACTTCGAGGGCAAGGCCATGTTCCAGATGAAGTTCTACGCCCTGGTGGTGTGGCGCTGGAAGGGCGTGATCCCCAAGCGGCTGCAGCTGGTCTACCTGGGCGGGGGCGGCGACGTGGTGTCGTACGACCCGGACGAGGCGGACCTGCGCGCGGTGGAGCGCAAGCTGATGGCGCTCTGGGAGACCATCTCGCAGGCGGTGGCCACCGGCGAGTTCCCGGCCACCAGGAACCGGCTCTGCGACTGGTGCGACCACAAGGCGAGCTGCCCGGAGTTCGGCGGCACTCCCCCGCCGTACCCGCTCCCGCTGACCGGCCCGCCGGCGGCGGGCGTACCGGCCGCGCGGGACGGCTCCGCGACCGCCCCGGAGGCCACGGCGGCCACGGTCGACCTGCCCACCCCGGCGGCCCCGGCCGGGCCGGCCACCCGATCCGACGAGGACGACCCCGCCGCCCCGGCGCCGCAGGGGTCGAACGAGCACCTGAGCAAGGAGTCCTAGGTGACGATCCGAGTGCTGCTGGTCGACGACCAGCCACTGCTGCGTACCGGCTTCCGGATGATCCTGGAGGCCGAGTCCGACCTGGTGGTGGTCGGCGAGGCCGGCGACGGCCAGCAGGCGCTGGACCAGGTCCGGGCGCTGCAGCCCGACGTGGTGCTGATGGACATCCGGATGCCCCGGATGGACGGTGTCGAGGCCACCCGCCGGATCGCCGGCCCCGGCCGTGACGGCCCGGCCAAGGTCCTGGTGCTGACCACCTTCGACCTGGACGAGTACGTGGTCGAGGCGCTCCGGGCGGGGGCCAGCGGCTTCCTGCTCAAGGACGTCCCGGCCGAGGAGCTGGTGCAGGCGATCCGGGTGGTCGCCGACGGCGCCGCGATGCTCGCCCCGAGCATCACCCGCCGGCTGCTGGACATGTACGCCACCAAGCTCCCGTCCGGGGACGAGGCTCCGCCGCAGGCCCTCACCGCGCTGACGGAGCGTGAGCTGGAGGTGCTCCGGCTGGTCGCCCGAGGCCTGTCGAACGCCGAGATCGCGGCCGAACTCTTCGTCAGCGAGACCACGGTGAAGACCCACGTCGGCCATGTACTGACCAAGCTTCAGCTGCGCGACCGGGTGCAGGCGGCGGTGTACGCCTACGAGAGCGGGCTGGTGCGCCCCGGCGCACTGTAGGACGGGCTTGCAGGGGGCCGGGCGCCGACGGGTGCCCGGCCCGACCGCGCGTCAGGCCCGTGGCCCGGGCACGAGGGTGGCCCGGACATGAGGGTGGCCCGTCCGCCCCCTTGCACCAGGAGGGGCGGACGGGCCACCGGTCTGCGGGGCCGCGGCCCTGCTACTTGCTGCGGCCGATCTCCCAGAACCGGAACACGCCGGTGGTGTCGACCGTGGACTCCACACCCGTGATGTTGGAGCGGAAGGCGTAGAAGGACTTCGCCTGGAAGATCGGGATCAGCGGGACGCCCTCGGCGGTGATGTTCTGCATCTGCGCGAAGACGGCACCCGCGGCGGCCCGGTCGACCTGCCGCAGGCTCTCCGGCAGCAGCTTGTCGCTGATCCGGGGGTCGTTCCAGCCGGTGTGGTAGGCGCCGCCGTCGACGACCAGCGGGGCGACGAAGTTGTCCGGGTCCGGGTAGTCGGCCGTCCAGCCGATCGTGTAGGCCTGGTAGCTGCCGGCCTTCCAGCCCTTCTTGAACTTCTCCCAGTCCGCCTCCTGGGTGACCGTCACCTGGAAGAGGCCGCTGGCCTCCAGCTGCTTCTTCATCTCGGCGGACTCGGCACCCTCGGCCCGGGCCCGGGACCAGGTCAGGCTCAGCTTGACCGGCAGGGCCACCTTGGCCGCGGTCAGGATCTGCTTGGCCTTCGCCA
The sequence above is a segment of the Kitasatospora sp. NBC_00240 genome. Coding sequences within it:
- a CDS encoding PD-(D/E)XK nuclease family protein; this translates as MHQTDHGPTVEAPARRAAPPTGLSPSRAGDFLTCPLLYRLRVIDKLPEPPSSAATRGTLVHAVLERLFDSPAAERTHERALGLLRPQWERLLGERPELAGLFGGGEGGAAEPDGAALTRWLADAEKLIGQWFRLEDPTRLHPVERELYVETALESGLLLRGYIDRVDVAPTGEVRLVDYKTGRAPSRDFEGKAMFQMKFYALVVWRWKGVIPKRLQLVYLGGGGDVVSYDPDEADLRAVERKLMALWETISQAVATGEFPATRNRLCDWCDHKASCPEFGGTPPPYPLPLTGPPAAGVPAARDGSATAPEATAATVDLPTPAAPAGPATRSDEDDPAAPAPQGSNEHLSKES
- a CDS encoding response regulator transcription factor, with the translated sequence MTIRVLLVDDQPLLRTGFRMILEAESDLVVVGEAGDGQQALDQVRALQPDVVLMDIRMPRMDGVEATRRIAGPGRDGPAKVLVLTTFDLDEYVVEALRAGASGFLLKDVPAEELVQAIRVVADGAAMLAPSITRRLLDMYATKLPSGDEAPPQALTALTERELEVLRLVARGLSNAEIAAELFVSETTVKTHVGHVLTKLQLRDRVQAAVYAYESGLVRPGAL